In Mesotoga infera, the DNA window CCTGACTGCATCACTTCTCATCATTCCGATGAGAAGAGCACCGAATATTGTCAGGCCGCTCCTGGATATTCCAGGAGCTATTGCGGCTGCCTGAAAAATTCCAATCGACAGCGCACCCGCAAAAGACAGGTCGAGAATCCTTCGGTTCCCCTTGAACCTATCAGAAATGAATAGGGCAGCAGCCGTAACAAAAAGCATTATCGAAGTGAAAGCTACATCGGAAAAGAGAGACTTAATCTCATCTTCTAGCAAGAAACCCGCTAAAACCGCAGGTATTGTTGCTATGAAGAGCAGTCCAATGTACCTGATCGATGAGCTTCTTTTTTCCGGCCTACCCAGACCCGCTAAGATCGCCCACAGATCTCTGAATGTGAACAACAGAACAGCACCAAAAGTGGCGAGATGCAGGACAGCAAAAAAAGCAGCCTTGGATTCGGCGTCAAGCGGTACGTTGAGAAAACTGGAGAAGATCGTGAGATGTCCAGATGAAGAAACGGGAAGAAACTCCGTTGCTCCTTGCACTACTCCCAACAAGAGGTAACTGGCAAATTCAGACACTAAAACCCTCCTCTTCACTTATGCTTTCAAATGAAATCCCTTGTTCTTGAAGTATTTCGGCAATCAT includes these proteins:
- a CDS encoding undecaprenyl-diphosphate phosphatase, encoding MSEFASYLLLGVVQGATEFLPVSSSGHLTIFSSFLNVPLDAESKAAFFAVLHLATFGAVLLFTFRDLWAILAGLGRPEKRSSSIRYIGLLFIATIPAVLAGFLLEDEIKSLFSDVAFTSIMLFVTAAALFISDRFKGNRRILDLSFAGALSIGIFQAAAIAPGISRSGLTIFGALLIGMMRSDAVRFSFLLSLPVTLGAGILEISRVSLPLSTVLLASLLAFLMGIVGLWLLKKLVLKRRLRFFGIYCIIVGTIGLIFRGVM